In a genomic window of Sinorhizobium meliloti:
- a CDS encoding adenine deaminase, which produces MKDLQQPADLDDAGLRARAVAAARGDAPFDVLVAGGTVVDVVTGECRAADVGIVGALIASLHAPGSRSDADTVIDAAGAYLSPGLIDTHMHVESSMVTPAVYAAAVVPRGVTTVVWDPHELGNVSGLAGVRWAVDAMGGLPLRAVVLAPSCVPSAPGLEVAGADFDADAVAEMLSWPEIGGIAEVMNMRGVIDGDPRMTAIVEAGLKAGKQVNGHARGLAGAGLQAFVTAGVSSDHELVSGDDLIAKLRAGLTIELRGSHDHLLPEFVTALGAFGHLPQTVTLCTDDVFPDDLHRDGGLDDVVRRLVRYGLKAEWALQAATLNAARRLGRADLGLIAPGRRADIVLFENIRDFRARHVLANGRLVASGGGMLQAPAAADVSPLRNTMKIEPLTVDDFRIAATGSTARVVTIDRPRFTRWGETRAEVSGGYLVPPKGTTLIAVAHRHGRADSRPRVGLLEGWGEWRGAFATTVSHDSHNLTVFGGNPRDMMVAANAVIEAGGGMAVAAEGKVEALLPLPLCGLVSDTSLAEVAAGFAAIREAAGGIVEWQPPYLVFKACFGATLACNAGPHQTDRGIADVATGKLLESPVLETF; this is translated from the coding sequence ATGAAGGACCTGCAGCAACCCGCCGATCTCGATGACGCCGGCTTGAGGGCGCGCGCAGTTGCCGCCGCACGCGGAGATGCGCCCTTCGACGTGCTCGTGGCCGGCGGCACGGTCGTGGATGTCGTGACGGGCGAATGCCGGGCAGCGGATGTCGGGATCGTCGGCGCGCTCATCGCGAGCCTCCATGCACCCGGGTCGCGCAGCGACGCGGACACGGTCATCGATGCGGCGGGAGCCTACCTTTCGCCCGGCCTTATCGACACGCATATGCATGTCGAAAGCTCGATGGTGACGCCCGCGGTCTACGCCGCCGCCGTGGTGCCGCGCGGCGTGACCACAGTCGTCTGGGACCCGCACGAACTGGGAAATGTGAGCGGACTTGCCGGCGTGCGCTGGGCTGTCGACGCAATGGGCGGTCTGCCCTTGCGCGCCGTGGTGCTGGCGCCGTCCTGCGTGCCCTCCGCTCCCGGTCTGGAGGTCGCCGGCGCGGATTTCGACGCCGATGCCGTCGCGGAAATGCTGTCCTGGCCGGAGATCGGCGGGATTGCTGAGGTCATGAACATGCGCGGCGTCATCGACGGCGATCCGCGCATGACTGCGATCGTCGAGGCGGGGCTGAAGGCGGGCAAACAGGTCAACGGGCATGCGCGCGGCCTGGCGGGAGCCGGTCTGCAGGCCTTCGTGACGGCCGGCGTCAGCTCCGATCACGAACTCGTCTCCGGCGACGACCTGATAGCGAAGCTCCGCGCGGGACTGACCATCGAGCTGCGCGGCTCGCACGATCACCTTCTTCCCGAGTTCGTGACAGCGCTCGGTGCTTTCGGGCATCTGCCGCAGACGGTCACACTTTGTACCGACGACGTGTTCCCGGACGATCTTCACCGCGACGGCGGCCTCGACGACGTGGTCCGCCGCCTCGTGCGCTACGGGCTCAAGGCCGAGTGGGCGCTGCAGGCGGCAACCCTCAATGCCGCCCGGCGGCTCGGAAGGGCCGATCTCGGCCTGATCGCTCCCGGTCGCCGTGCCGACATCGTGCTCTTCGAGAACATTCGCGATTTCCGTGCGCGGCATGTGCTGGCGAACGGCAGGCTGGTGGCGAGCGGCGGTGGGATGCTTCAGGCGCCCGCCGCGGCCGATGTCTCGCCCTTGCGCAACACGATGAAGATCGAACCGCTGACAGTGGACGACTTTCGCATCGCTGCCACTGGCAGCACGGCCCGCGTCGTGACGATCGACCGGCCGCGCTTCACCCGATGGGGCGAGACGAGAGCCGAGGTTTCGGGCGGATATCTGGTGCCGCCGAAGGGTACGACGCTGATCGCTGTCGCCCATCGGCATGGCCGCGCCGACAGCCGTCCGCGGGTCGGTTTGCTTGAAGGCTGGGGCGAGTGGCGCGGCGCCTTTGCGACGACCGTTTCGCACGACAGCCACAATCTGACGGTCTTCGGCGGCAACCCCCGCGACATGATGGTTGCGGCCAATGCGGTGATTGAAGCCGGCGGCGGGATGGCGGTCGCTGCCGAAGGCAAGGTCGAGGCGCTGCTGCCTCTGCCGCTTTGCGGGCTTGTTTCGGATACGTCGCTGGCCGAAGTCGCAGCAGGGTTCGCGGCCATTCGCGAGGCTGCCGGTGGGATCGTGGAGTGGCAGCCTCCCTATCTCGTGTTCAAGGCCTGCTTCGGGGCGACGCTCGCCTGCAATGCCGGGCCGCACCAGACGGATCGCGGCATTGCCGACGTAGCGACCGGCAAGCTGCTGGAAAGCCCGGTCCTGGAGACGTTCTGA
- a CDS encoding nucleoside hydrolase, with protein MGIWIDTDMGFDDIAAMLVVLHAGEAVDGVSLVYGNVPLEQVKRNAAAAAQAFGWTFPIHQGRALPVLGKLETAERILGRTGIPTAGMSLPDAPALPDSDAFRALCRWLEDGGGPHRILALGPLTNIAALALARPDLAARIEELTWMGGGVSSGNHTASAEFNAFADPEALAIVLAHGVPFRMVDLDLCRKVIAYPDDVEAMRIAGGAKAALLADLLAGYVAIGTSRGRVGMAIYDPCAAVALVDGNAVSFRPARIDVELAGALTRGRTVVETRGSHETFNAHYAVDVDAERVRGHLLGSLAKEAAR; from the coding sequence ATGGGCATCTGGATCGACACGGATATGGGCTTCGACGACATCGCCGCGATGCTCGTCGTCCTTCACGCCGGTGAGGCCGTCGACGGCGTCTCGCTGGTCTACGGTAATGTTCCGCTCGAGCAGGTGAAGCGCAACGCCGCGGCAGCAGCGCAGGCCTTCGGTTGGACCTTTCCGATCCATCAGGGACGGGCGCTACCCGTACTCGGGAAGCTCGAGACGGCGGAGCGCATCCTTGGCAGGACCGGCATTCCGACGGCGGGAATGAGCCTCCCCGATGCACCCGCCCTGCCGGATAGCGACGCGTTCCGTGCTCTCTGCCGCTGGCTGGAGGACGGCGGCGGTCCGCATCGCATCCTGGCGCTCGGGCCGCTAACCAATATCGCTGCCCTTGCTCTGGCACGTCCCGACCTCGCCGCGCGGATCGAAGAGCTCACCTGGATGGGTGGCGGTGTTTCCAGTGGCAATCATACGGCGTCGGCCGAGTTCAACGCCTTCGCCGATCCGGAAGCGCTTGCCATCGTGCTTGCCCACGGCGTGCCGTTCCGGATGGTCGATCTCGACCTCTGCCGGAAGGTCATCGCCTATCCGGACGATGTGGAAGCCATGCGCATCGCAGGTGGCGCGAAGGCCGCGCTGCTTGCCGACCTTCTCGCCGGCTACGTCGCGATCGGCACGAGCCGTGGAAGGGTGGGCATGGCGATCTACGATCCCTGCGCAGCCGTTGCGCTGGTCGATGGAAACGCTGTGTCGTTTCGCCCGGCGCGAATTGATGTCGAGCTTGCCGGTGCCTTGACGCGCGGCCGGACGGTGGTCGAGACCCGGGGGAGCCACGAGACATTCAACGCCCATTATGCGGTCGACGTGGATGCGGAGCGTGTCCGCGGGCACCTGCTGGGTTCGCTCGCCAAGGAAGCCGCCAGATGA
- a CDS encoding ABC transporter ATP-binding protein: MSDPAFLSLEKLTLAYGDTVAVKDLDLSIRKGELVAFLGPSGCGKTTTMRSIAGLLKPQSGRISLDGADITRVAANRRSVGLVFQSYALFPHLTVFENVAFGLRLKGLSGAELESRVGTGLKSVGLTSFADRKPAELSGGQQQRVALARSMVMEPKVLLLDEPLSNLDARLRLEMRTELQRVQRETGVTMIFVTHDQGEALSLADRIVVMLNGAIEQIGTPEEIYNRPASAFVADFVGFENIFAIENGKLRAGNGPIELPGPLPHGAAGLAWRPRMVTLGSGPFTGTVRGASFSGSTREYLLDTPLGALKAEVDAAVPAHAAGTTLAFDLPVERAARLERFN, encoded by the coding sequence ATGTCTGACCCCGCTTTCCTCAGCCTCGAAAAACTGACGCTCGCCTATGGCGACACCGTCGCGGTGAAGGATCTCGATCTGTCGATTCGAAAAGGCGAGCTTGTCGCCTTTCTCGGACCTTCGGGCTGCGGCAAGACCACGACGATGCGCTCCATCGCCGGCCTGCTGAAGCCGCAATCGGGCCGTATCAGCCTCGACGGCGCCGACATCACCCGCGTTGCCGCGAACAGGCGTTCCGTCGGTCTTGTCTTTCAGTCCTATGCGCTATTCCCGCATCTCACCGTCTTCGAGAATGTCGCCTTCGGTCTGCGGCTGAAGGGCCTCTCCGGCGCGGAGCTCGAATCCCGTGTCGGGACCGGCCTGAAATCCGTCGGGCTGACGAGCTTTGCCGACCGGAAACCGGCCGAGCTTTCCGGCGGTCAGCAGCAGCGCGTAGCACTTGCCCGCTCTATGGTGATGGAGCCGAAGGTACTTCTTCTCGACGAGCCCCTTTCCAACCTCGACGCGCGGCTGAGGCTCGAGATGCGCACGGAACTGCAGCGGGTCCAGAGGGAAACCGGCGTCACGATGATCTTCGTCACCCATGATCAGGGCGAGGCGCTGTCACTGGCCGACCGCATCGTGGTGATGCTGAACGGTGCGATCGAGCAGATCGGCACGCCGGAAGAGATCTATAACCGGCCGGCCTCCGCCTTCGTGGCCGATTTCGTCGGCTTCGAGAATATCTTTGCCATCGAGAACGGCAAATTGCGCGCCGGAAACGGTCCGATCGAGCTTCCCGGGCCTTTGCCGCATGGTGCGGCGGGGCTTGCCTGGCGCCCGCGCATGGTGACCCTGGGGTCAGGTCCTTTCACGGGCACAGTGCGCGGGGCCTCTTTTTCGGGCAGCACGCGCGAATACCTGCTCGATACGCCGCTCGGTGCACTGAAGGCCGAAGTGGATGCGGCCGTGCCCGCGCACGCCGCAGGCACCACGCTCGCCTTCGATCTGCCGGTCGAAAGGGCCGCGAGGCTGGAAAGGTTCAATTGA
- a CDS encoding ABC transporter permease — protein MNSRLFPVTVLLLVTAFLIGPFFIIVAASLSGGETLAFPPQGLSLKWVAKVFEVESFRESFTMSMLLAIGGTAAALTLGIPASYALSRYRLPFGETVRTVVSLPIIVPGIIVGLALLRYLVVPFGFNITLALFLAHTALVLPYAVRVVSASLNNLRSDIEEAAVLLGSSRSGAFFRVVMPNIRSGILAAFILGFVTSFNQVPVSLFLSGPGVRTLPIDMLSYMEITYDPSVAALSALLAFMSIGIVFLAERFLGFSRYV, from the coding sequence ATGAATTCCCGTCTTTTCCCGGTAACGGTGCTCTTACTCGTCACCGCGTTTCTGATCGGCCCCTTCTTCATCATCGTCGCGGCATCCCTGTCGGGGGGCGAAACGCTTGCGTTTCCGCCGCAGGGCCTGTCGCTGAAATGGGTCGCAAAGGTCTTCGAGGTCGAGAGCTTCCGCGAGAGCTTCACCATGTCGATGCTGCTTGCCATCGGTGGGACGGCTGCCGCGCTCACCCTCGGCATCCCGGCATCCTACGCGCTTTCGCGTTACCGGCTGCCCTTCGGCGAAACGGTGCGCACCGTCGTCTCCCTGCCGATCATCGTGCCCGGCATCATCGTCGGCCTCGCGCTGCTGCGCTACCTCGTCGTTCCCTTCGGCTTCAACATCACGCTCGCGCTCTTCCTGGCACACACGGCGCTCGTCTTGCCCTATGCGGTGCGGGTCGTTTCGGCGAGCCTCAACAATCTGCGCTCTGATATCGAGGAGGCCGCCGTGCTGCTCGGCTCGTCGCGTTCAGGCGCCTTTTTCCGTGTGGTCATGCCGAATATCCGCAGCGGCATTCTCGCCGCCTTCATCCTCGGCTTCGTCACCAGCTTCAATCAGGTGCCGGTTTCGCTGTTCCTTTCCGGCCCCGGCGTGCGCACTCTGCCGATCGACATGCTCTCCTACATGGAGATCACCTATGATCCATCGGTCGCGGCGCTTTCGGCGCTTCTCGCCTTCATGTCCATCGGCATCGTCTTCCTCGCCGAGCGTTTCCTAGGATTTTCCCGCTATGTCTGA
- a CDS encoding ABC transporter permease — MFHNRAEALALALPAAVFAAVVFLAPVVILLAEGFRNAEGWSVSAYTGFLSDPLNRTVFLRTLRLGATVTVVAAVIGYAAAFAIVNLPPKGKGRMIGLVVLPLMISPVARTYAWIVILGRTGIVNQALTSVGLTDEPVRFLFTETAVFVGLLQLFLPLMILALISALENMPKDAIPAARVLGANWFQVFWKVILPLTKEGLVIGGTLVFTGSLTAYITPAILGGSKVLMLETLLYQRVTVANDFVSASVIAFILIVMSFAANLLLKRLATARSKR, encoded by the coding sequence ATGTTCCACAACCGGGCCGAGGCGCTGGCGCTTGCCTTGCCGGCGGCCGTGTTCGCCGCCGTCGTCTTTCTGGCGCCGGTTGTCATCCTGCTAGCCGAAGGCTTCCGCAATGCGGAGGGCTGGTCGGTATCCGCCTATACCGGCTTCCTTTCCGATCCGCTCAACCGGACGGTGTTCCTGCGCACGCTTCGGCTCGGCGCGACGGTAACCGTGGTCGCGGCCGTCATCGGCTATGCCGCTGCCTTTGCCATCGTCAACCTGCCGCCGAAGGGCAAGGGCCGGATGATCGGTCTCGTCGTGCTGCCGCTGATGATTTCGCCGGTCGCGCGCACCTATGCCTGGATCGTCATTCTGGGGAGGACCGGGATCGTCAATCAGGCACTGACGAGCGTCGGCCTGACGGACGAACCGGTGCGCTTCCTGTTCACGGAGACGGCGGTCTTCGTCGGACTCCTGCAGCTCTTCCTGCCGCTGATGATCCTGGCTCTGATCAGCGCGCTCGAAAACATGCCGAAGGACGCGATCCCAGCCGCTCGGGTACTCGGCGCCAATTGGTTTCAGGTCTTCTGGAAGGTCATTTTGCCGCTCACCAAGGAAGGTCTGGTGATCGGCGGAACGCTCGTCTTCACCGGCTCCCTGACAGCCTATATCACGCCGGCGATCCTCGGGGGCTCCAAGGTCCTGATGCTGGAGACGCTCCTCTATCAGCGTGTGACCGTCGCCAATGATTTCGTCTCCGCAAGCGTCATCGCCTTCATCCTGATCGTCATGAGCTTCGCAGCCAACCTTCTCTTGAAGCGGCTCGCCACCGCGAGGAGCAAGCGATGA
- a CDS encoding ABC transporter substrate-binding protein: protein MKNILLASSALLLIGAHAASAQEKTLTISVYGFAQDAFKELVYDPFEAKCGCKLVVETGNSVERLAKMEANKANPVIDMAVVSMADALSATRAGLIEKIDTSKLSNFDKLYDIAKDPNGDGMSVGYTFYATSIVYRSDKVEVTSWADLLGDKLAGHVALPNVTTNQGPPTLYMIGEALGQNAPDLKAAIAAVGEKKDDIVTFYVKSSQLVQLMQQEEIWAAPIGRFSWEGFTKMDLPIKWATPKEGQTGGMNVMVLAKGSKNQDLALQFMDFWLSTEIQTALAEKLVDSPANKEVKVSPEIAENLTYGEETVKNLKLIPSAVALDNREAWLSEWNAKVGQ, encoded by the coding sequence ATGAAGAACATCCTGCTCGCCTCGAGCGCACTTCTCTTGATCGGCGCCCATGCCGCATCCGCTCAGGAGAAGACACTGACCATCTCCGTCTACGGCTTCGCCCAGGACGCGTTCAAGGAGCTGGTCTATGATCCCTTCGAAGCCAAGTGCGGCTGCAAGCTCGTGGTCGAAACCGGCAACAGCGTCGAGCGCCTCGCCAAGATGGAGGCCAACAAGGCAAATCCGGTCATCGACATGGCAGTCGTTTCCATGGCGGACGCGCTTTCCGCTACGAGGGCCGGCCTGATCGAAAAGATCGATACCTCGAAGCTCAGCAATTTCGACAAGCTCTACGACATCGCCAAGGATCCGAACGGCGACGGCATGAGCGTCGGCTACACTTTCTACGCCACCTCGATCGTCTATCGGTCCGATAAGGTGGAAGTCACGTCCTGGGCCGATCTGCTCGGCGACAAGCTTGCCGGCCATGTGGCCCTCCCGAACGTCACGACCAATCAGGGCCCGCCCACGCTCTACATGATCGGTGAGGCGCTGGGGCAGAATGCGCCTGACCTCAAGGCTGCGATCGCCGCCGTCGGCGAGAAGAAGGACGATATCGTCACTTTCTACGTCAAATCCTCGCAACTCGTGCAGTTGATGCAGCAGGAGGAAATCTGGGCAGCGCCGATCGGCCGTTTCTCCTGGGAGGGCTTCACCAAGATGGATCTGCCGATCAAGTGGGCGACTCCGAAGGAAGGCCAGACCGGCGGCATGAACGTCATGGTCCTGGCCAAGGGGTCGAAGAACCAGGATCTGGCGCTTCAGTTCATGGATTTCTGGCTGTCGACGGAAATCCAGACGGCGCTCGCCGAAAAGCTGGTCGACAGCCCGGCCAACAAGGAGGTGAAAGTCTCGCCCGAGATCGCCGAGAATCTCACCTACGGCGAAGAAACGGTCAAGAACCTGAAACTGATCCCGTCGGCCGTGGCGCTCGACAACCGGGAAGCCTGGCTTTCCGAATGGAACGCCAAGGTCGGCCAGTAA
- a CDS encoding LacI family DNA-binding transcriptional regulator, which yields MARPGPKLTRIATALGVSAATVSNALSGKGRVSAELAEKIRATATELGYVPSQAGRALRTGRSGVIGLVLPDISNPLFPQIAQAIEFAASSAGYGVLIADSRGDVAVQTSAIERLIERGVEGMVIVPRRGTRIADVGCPVAVVDTPSTPGNTVAADHWDGGRQIAEHLLKLGHRRLLIIGNNPASNVQNDRIGGLRSALGEGVRVETLWIERLEQVAGRGCPLGLAGKVAQGVTAFAAVSDLHALRALTELQRAGIHVPEQASVTGFDDLIWSPVVTPALTTVRMDMARIAAIAIEALVQAIGTREAEPRPLGAPVAATISKVPMQLVVRQSTATPPPDVQPPPNVQPPIVSEGEPQP from the coding sequence TTGGCACGTCCCGGACCTAAACTGACGAGGATAGCCACGGCTCTCGGCGTCTCCGCGGCGACGGTTTCCAACGCGCTTTCGGGCAAGGGGCGTGTTTCGGCGGAACTCGCCGAAAAGATCCGTGCCACCGCGACGGAGCTCGGTTACGTGCCGAGCCAGGCGGGGCGGGCGCTCAGGACAGGCAGGAGCGGCGTTATCGGGCTGGTGCTGCCCGATATCAGCAATCCGCTTTTTCCCCAGATCGCCCAGGCCATCGAGTTCGCAGCGTCTTCTGCCGGTTACGGCGTGCTGATCGCCGATTCCCGCGGCGACGTCGCGGTCCAGACGAGCGCGATCGAGCGGCTCATCGAACGGGGCGTCGAGGGCATGGTCATTGTGCCGCGCCGCGGGACGCGCATTGCCGATGTCGGTTGCCCGGTTGCAGTGGTGGACACGCCGTCGACGCCAGGCAACACGGTGGCTGCGGATCACTGGGACGGTGGACGCCAGATCGCCGAACATCTCCTGAAGCTCGGCCATCGGCGCCTGCTGATCATCGGAAACAATCCAGCCTCGAACGTACAGAACGACCGCATCGGCGGCCTTCGCTCGGCTTTGGGTGAAGGCGTGCGCGTCGAGACGCTGTGGATCGAGCGGCTGGAGCAGGTAGCCGGCAGGGGTTGCCCGCTGGGGCTGGCCGGGAAGGTAGCGCAGGGCGTGACGGCCTTCGCGGCAGTCTCCGACCTTCACGCATTGCGAGCGCTGACGGAACTGCAGCGCGCCGGTATCCATGTCCCGGAGCAGGCGAGCGTTACCGGCTTCGACGACCTGATCTGGTCGCCGGTCGTGACGCCGGCGCTGACGACGGTCAGAATGGACATGGCGCGCATCGCAGCGATTGCGATCGAGGCGCTGGTGCAGGCGATCGGCACCCGAGAAGCCGAGCCTCGCCCGCTTGGCGCGCCCGTCGCAGCCACCATTTCGAAAGTGCCCATGCAACTCGTCGTCCGCCAGTCCACGGCGACGCCACCCCCCGACGTGCAGCCACCCCCCAACGTGCAGCCACCCATTGTCAGCGAAGGAGAACCGCAGCCATGA
- a CDS encoding FkbM family methyltransferase — MRAITYHKRTVYFPDKPEKARFFSRLQAGQWEPGTFRNIARFVDEKTTYIDIGGWIGVTPYWAAQSADNVIVVEPDPVCFGILTEMKDGNAGEVELVNAALSQDECLVLNSVGGGFGSSETSALIADDTGMSIEAKTITIPELQAMARTERLCFKIDIEGYEYKVLDQFRAIDRKRTASVLLAVHPQILAASLSGPAVLRLARTAVATLRLIRSLRGFRLENRAALWRAIRKSFSKGEIKGFDLLFVAR, encoded by the coding sequence ATGCGCGCGATCACCTATCACAAGCGAACCGTCTACTTCCCCGACAAGCCGGAAAAGGCACGCTTCTTCAGCCGCCTTCAGGCGGGCCAATGGGAGCCAGGAACCTTTCGCAATATCGCGCGCTTCGTCGACGAGAAAACGACCTATATCGATATCGGCGGGTGGATCGGCGTGACGCCCTATTGGGCGGCGCAAAGCGCCGACAATGTCATCGTTGTCGAACCCGACCCGGTTTGTTTCGGTATCCTCACAGAGATGAAAGACGGAAACGCCGGCGAGGTCGAACTCGTCAACGCGGCTCTCTCGCAGGACGAATGCCTCGTTCTCAATTCAGTGGGTGGCGGTTTCGGAAGCTCCGAAACGTCTGCGCTGATCGCCGACGACACCGGCATGTCCATCGAGGCAAAAACGATCACCATTCCCGAGCTTCAGGCGATGGCGAGGACCGAACGGCTTTGCTTCAAGATCGATATCGAGGGTTACGAGTACAAGGTGCTCGACCAGTTTCGGGCGATCGACCGGAAGAGGACCGCGAGCGTGCTTCTCGCGGTGCATCCGCAAATACTGGCAGCGTCGCTCTCCGGGCCTGCCGTTCTGCGTCTGGCCAGGACTGCGGTGGCGACCCTCCGTCTGATAAGAAGTCTGCGCGGCTTTCGCCTGGAAAACCGGGCGGCGCTCTGGCGCGCGATACGTAAATCGTTCTCCAAAGGTGAGATCAAGGGCTTTGACCTGCTCTTCGTCGCGCGGTAG
- a CDS encoding cyclic nucleotide-binding domain-containing protein: MLLKDEVEMLRRITLFSGLPPAKLKLLAFTSDRVMYSAGEDLFHQGDIGDAAYVILSGNADVLVSTPSGQLKVAEVEQNSIVGEIAILCNTPRTATVKTTTSLEALRIRKDDFLKLLADFPEMAVEIMRVLADRLSQTTSELTEARSRAQRAEA, encoded by the coding sequence ATGCTCCTAAAAGATGAAGTGGAAATGCTGCGCCGGATAACGCTGTTTTCCGGACTTCCGCCTGCCAAGCTCAAGCTTCTGGCTTTCACCTCCGACCGGGTGATGTACAGTGCGGGAGAAGATCTGTTTCATCAGGGGGATATCGGCGACGCTGCCTATGTGATCCTTTCTGGCAATGCGGATGTGCTCGTTTCGACGCCGAGCGGACAGCTGAAAGTCGCCGAAGTGGAGCAGAATTCGATCGTTGGCGAGATCGCCATCCTCTGCAACACGCCGCGTACGGCAACCGTCAAGACGACTACCTCACTCGAAGCATTGCGGATCCGGAAGGATGATTTCCTCAAACTATTGGCTGATTTCCCGGAGATGGCAGTCGAGATCATGCGGGTGCTGGCCGACCGTCTCAGCCAGACGACTTCAGAGTTGACGGAGGCGCGCAGCCGCGCCCAGAGGGCAGAGGCCTGA